TGTGGTGGGGGTGCCGAAGACCATGGACAACGACGTCCGGGGCACGGACGTCACCATCGGATTCGACACCGCCGTCAACACGGTCATGGAGGCGCTGGACCGGCTCCACACCACGGCCGATGCCCACCATCGGATCATGGTCGTCGAGGTAATGGGGCGCGATGCCGGATGGGTGGCCACGGTCGCAGGACTGGCGGGCGGTGCAGACGTCGTGCTCGTCCCTGAGGTCCCGTTCGACCTCGACGAGGTGTGCGCCACGCTGCGGAAGCGCCGCGCCACCGGCCGGCACTTCAGCATCGTCGTGGCGGCCGAAGGCGTCACGCTCAGAGACGCCAAGGGCCAGGTGGTGCAGAACACGGAGGTCGATGCGTTCGGGCACGCCCGCCTCGGCGGGATCGGGACGCTCCTCGCCGGCGAGATCGAGCGGAGGATGGAGCTCGAGACGCGCGCGACGTCGCTCGGGCATGTGCAGCGCGGCGGTGCCCCGACCGCGTTTGACCGCGTACTCTCGACGCGATTCGGGATCGCCGCGGTCGATGAACTCGCCAATGGGAGGTCCGGTGTGATGGTCGCGTTGCGGGGGACGTCGATCGTGACGGTTCCGCTGGCTGAGGTCGCAGCGGGTTCCCGCCGCCTCGACCTGGACCTATACGAAGCGACCCGGCTGTTCTTCTAAACGCGCGCGGCTACCGGCTCGCCTCCACGATCGCGCGGCCGATCTCCTGGATCGCCACCCGGCCTTCGGCGTTGACCGCGAGGTCATTCGTGAATACCGCGGCGATCACGGGCCCGGTGGGCAAGAAGAGGATCCCGGCGTCGTTGAACACACCGGGCAGTGTGCCGGTCTTATGGGCCACGGCAACGTCCGGAGCCAGCCAGGCGGGGAGCCGATCGCGCTCTGTCTGCGCCCGAAGCATGTCGAGCAGCAGCGATGTCGTGGCCGGGGTCGCCAGTTCCCCCGCGAGGAGTCGGCGGAGTTGTTCGGCCGTGTCGTGTGGGGTCGAGAAGTTATCGCGGCCGCGCGCGCGGGCCTCGAGATCCATCATCCTCCGGGCGAGCACGGTATTCTCCCAACCGGCATGCAACAGGTACGCGTTGATGCGATCAATGCCCACGAGGTCGATGATGGCGTTGGTCGCCCGGTTGTCGCTGACGATAATCATCAGCGTGGCGAGATCCCGCAGGGTGTACGGCAACGGCGTGAGATGCTGGATGACCCCGCTGCCGCCCGCGGTGTTCTCCAAGGCGGTGGGCATGGCCTGATCCCACCGGGACCGACCGGCGTCGACGTCCGCCGCCAGGGCCAGGAGCACCGCCACCTTGATCACGCTCGCGGTCGCGAAGCGGTCGTCGGCGTTCCGGGCGGCCCAGCGCTCGCCGGCCCCGTCGCAGATCATGCAGCCGAGCCGCCCCCGGAGCGCTGACGCCACCCGCTCGACGTGGTTCTGGAGATCCGGCT
This DNA window, taken from bacterium, encodes the following:
- a CDS encoding serine hydrolase, producing MKPDLQNHVERVASALRGRLGCMICDGAGERWAARNADDRFATASVIKVAVLLALAADVDAGRSRWDQAMPTALENTAGGSGVIQHLTPLPYTLRDLATLMIIVSDNRATNAIIDLVGIDRINAYLLHAGWENTVLARRMMDLEARARGRDNFSTPHDTAEQLRRLLAGELATPATTSLLLDMLRAQTERDRLPAWLAPDVAVAHKTGTLPGVFNDAGILFLPTGPVIAAVFTNDLAVNAEGRVAIQEIGRAIVEASR
- a CDS encoding ATP-dependent 6-phosphofructokinase, which gives rise to MKRIGVLTGGGDVPGLNAAIRAVVRRAETKQFEVVGIRDGWRGLIDDDTLMLSRDAVSGILPKGGTILGTSRTNPMKAKDGMARIKATLARHRIDALVAIGGDDTLGAAARLSQDGIPVVGVPKTMDNDVRGTDVTIGFDTAVNTVMEALDRLHTTADAHHRIMVVEVMGRDAGWVATVAGLAGGADVVLVPEVPFDLDEVCATLRKRRATGRHFSIVVAAEGVTLRDAKGQVVQNTEVDAFGHARLGGIGTLLAGEIERRMELETRATSLGHVQRGGAPTAFDRVLSTRFGIAAVDELANGRSGVMVALRGTSIVTVPLAEVAAGSRRLDLDLYEATRLFF